The Cryptococcus decagattii chromosome 1, complete sequence genome includes a region encoding these proteins:
- a CDS encoding glutaredoxin encodes MSSDVKYLVDKAIADNKVVVFSKTYCPYCRRAKSYLAEDTNDIEILELDERDDGPAIQAYLKELNGQGTVPHVYINKEFIGGSSDLLKLSHEQVKKKISAASSA; translated from the exons ATGAGCTCCGACGTTAAATACCTGGTCGATAAGGCCATCGCCGATAACAAAGTCGTCGTATTTTCGAAGACCTATTGTCCT TACTGCAGGCGGGCAAAGTCTTACCTCGCTGAGGATACTAACGACATCGAGATTCTTGA ACTCGACGAACGCGATGACGGTC CTGCCATCCAAGCTTACCTCAAGGAACTCAACGGCCAGGGCACTGTTCCCCATGTCTATATCAACAAGGAGTTCATCGGTGGTTCCAGCGACCTCCTCAAGCTCTCTCACGAGCaggtcaagaagaagatctcTGCTGCCTCGTCCGCTTAG